The genome window AATAAAGCCTCCGTATTCGCTTCTGTGCGCTGAGCATTTAATCTAGTCTGTCGATTGAGGTCGCGTAGTTCCTTGGCTATGTCCATTAGCACTGTTTTGTCTCCCGCAAATGACCCATTGAGTGTATCATGCTCTAACTTTCGTTTTTTGGCTGGGGAATGATGATGCATTTGTTGCTCCATTTTAACACCGACGTTTTGAATGCTGATTGACTCATTAGAATCGCCATCATCGTCGTCTTCTTCCTCGTCATCCTCCTCCTGCTCGCTGTCTTCtaagcaaaataattatttccaattattataattattaatgttAAGTATTCTCACCATTCTCAAATGCTTCTTCGTCGCGATCAGTTTTAATGTCATGTAAGCTCATATTTGAATTCTCCTCTTTGCGAACTTTAGACTTGGGTTGAGACTCTACGATTACGTCGGCTATCTCATATAGATCGGTGATAGTTGCCACTGCATCCTCCAAAGGCGTCAAAGTGTCTTGGTACAAAGAACTCTTTCCAGTGGCATTCGGCTCCAGCCTGTTGTTCGCTATCTTCTTGCGAATGCCATTTTTCCAATCCTTCCATACCTTTAAGAATTTGTCAAGGTTTCAGAAACTCGAAAGTATTGAAAGTCATTAACGACTATTTACTCGTTTCCATTCGCCAGATTCTTTTACTGGCGGCCCCACGCTATTTAATTCCTTGCTCAGCCTCTTCCAAGCCGCTTCGCTGGCCAATTTATCACCTTTGTAGTAGTTTTTGGCTATGATTGGATGCCGTTCCATGAATGCGACGAAAATCGCATCCTGTTGTGCAGTTCTGTGTTTCCCCCTGCAATTTATACATGTCCATtagattaataaattaaatacatgcacgctttttatttacattttgatatattgattttttgtattgATAGTGCCTTTGTAGGGTGCCCACAAGTTTAAATTTTCTTAAGCGCTATTTTACGAtgtaaattataccaaattataccACTGCAACAGTTTGTGAATTTGATTAGGTATGTAAGAATTTTATGTGTAGCGCCACTTATgaacgatttttttttttgccttttctccaaaaacaaaagtagacaaataaattgtttcttatcaTATCAATTACTTTCAACAAACTTAGAAGacattatttttagtataatacCTTTTTAACCGAAACCTTATGACAGTATGGTCACACAAACTATCATTGTCGAttattatcgatattttttatCTATATTGAAGTATTACGCGCGAAGCAAGCAGTGCatgaaaaattaatcaaatacAATTGAGTGTTTCATGAATGGTTTAGTTGTGCATAGTTGTTGAATATCTCATATGTGTTCAACTAAACGAGTCTTTCGTTTCTCGTTTGCCATTTTTACAAGCGCTAAAAGTCTACACCATTTGTTGACTTGTATATAGATTATGGTTTGGTTTTGATTCGCACAGTGTGCTCAGTGTAGAGTATTATTCACTCAGATCCAAAAGACCCATATCTAATCAGTGCTATTAGTATTGGGGACTGATAAGCAGGTTGACGAGATTACAACACTCTACGCAACTCGACACATACGGGTGAGGCACCTGCTTGCCCAAATACTGTACAATCAGTTCGAATAGTTTAGCAGGTGGAACAAGGTAATACGGAAAAACTTTGGTTGTGAGAgaaagaattcaaaaatactgtgagaaataaattagttaagATAATAACAGCTAAACATGGTTGATAAATATACCCATTTTAACCGATTTATAGTCGAAGTCATTCGTGtgataataattatattattataataaaaatataataataataataacaattgaaTAAAACTATACATAAAAGAAAACGCCCCAATTATTTTGTgctaaattctttaaaaactCAACTAACTGTgcttaaacaattaaaagttATCTTATCTCATCGCGTAAAATCGTAGTGTAGTGTTGTGCATTCATATAAGACTATACAAATAGTGTTCACACatttatgcatatgtatatgtagaaGCTCTCAACGAAAAGGGACAATTTGCAGTTCTTCATATATAACAAAGTTCCAAGTTCTACTGGAAAACCTGACTCACGTATTACTTATCGATATTTCGTGCTTTATGGTTGGGCAATAGTTTTTCTATAAAGCTCTCTAACTAACGGTAGTGTCCAATCCGAACGGCgagtatttatgtatattgaaTGAGGGGGCGAGCAACTGTGAATTTGAACAAATTCTTTGCGAAACTGATAATAATTGATAACAAGATactgaatttatatatacgcATATCAGGCTAACTTGACTCATGCGCTTACAAGCTTTTTATTATATGAACTTTATTTCACTTGATAAGTGTATGAGTGTTGGCTCTATGACATCAGCTTCCGTCGGTCAAAGAAATTTTGAGTATGCTATTACAAAGCCTTTTACAAGACGTTAATTGCAGTTAGACCGGAAGTGACACATAGCTTACGGTTCGTTTGAAAGTACTCCTTTCTCTTAGCCAACATGATAAGTAGGTTAGCTCTATCTGAGAATATAGATGGTTTTAAACGTATCTCAGCGACCACAACAAAATGTCTTCAGTATCTAAAAAGGCGGTAAAAACCTTTTGGAATTTGTCCACACTTCATTGCTTACCCGAAGTTccgaaatgaaaagttttaattaattaattagttttacaaaaaataataatctgtTTATTCAATGGGGTTGCCTTCACTATTTCTCAGTTTCAACTAAACTATTGATTTTTAAGAAATCTAAAAACGTTATGTTAatgtaaagaaatttaatgaatattggTTTCCAAGTTTTAGCAtcacatttaaattgtttctaaAAAGTGAAAAGGGTTGTAACCGTATACTTATACAAAAAATCGTTTTTTACGGGCACATAATAAAGTTATATGTTATTCAGGCATAATGCTGCGCATGATGGATCTAAGTATTTATAACAGATTTCATAATCGTAATAGTATTTTGTTCACATTAGATATGAGAAGAGCTTGCGCGTATCTCCACAGTGAACACTCTCAAaagtagcttttttacttatCACTTGTTATTGTGTGTTTTCTGGTCCACGACACAGAGAGATAAGCATCAACACTTCTAGATATTTTTCAGCAACAGCACCTGACTCAACAAAAAGAAGCGGCGAACCCAAAGGAAACTAATGAATTTAATCGTTTATCAGATCAATAATGATTGCACCGTGCACATTTTAGGGTCATTTTAAAAAACCCAACCTGTGCACTGTTCAAATGTTTGTCTAACGATAAGGATAACAGAGTTTACACATGCGCGTAAATCAAACATAAATATAGCTGTTCGTCCGTCGCCTGATAAGTAACCACACTGTATAGAAACGGTATTCTTATCGGTGGGGTATTACTTCGTGGACAATTGTAAGCCGTATGGGCGCTGACTCAGTGGCTTGGgtatttctgtttttgggcCAGGGCCAATGTGATAAGTTGAGAGGTGTTGTAACTAACCACAGTAAATTTTGGTATTGAAAGCCATATCGGGGGCAGGGGAAGAAATCAAATACTAACCTGCCCAAAGGTTTCACTAACTCCGCTCTATCATATCTTTCAGTTTCCATTCAACGATCcccacacacatttacacacaacgacaacaaggaGCAACATCGGCATGCAACTCGCAGAGTTCCAGGCAGCCGCTGTCTGCCTTTGCCTGGGTCTGATCCTGACAATCAGCCCGGCGCAGGCTCAGGAGAATGCACAACTTCAAATTCCGCCCTCGCTGATAGAATGCTACAACACCTCATATTTCATGAATCGCGACAATCGTCTGCCCGCCAACATGGATACATTGATCTCACTGATTGAGAAGGTCGAGAATAGTTACGTGGCCACTGGTTACCAGATGGACATTAGACAGGTGTCTGTGGCCCTGCTGCATCGATTCCGTCAAGATGGCATTAAGCGAGCTGCTGGCGTCCAAGCTGTTAGCGGTGTCATTCCCTACAGTCCAACCGGATTTCAATTCCCCAAGCTGCGCATTCTGCTCTCCCTCCTCCTGCAGGGCAATGCAAATACCTTCCCCAACAGCTCGCTTACCAGCACTGAGCGCTGCTCTCTGCACTTTATGATGTCCAGCACGTTCGATACCCGAGCCCGTGGCGATGAGAATACCGTTTGTAGCCAGCTCTCGCAGTATCGCGCTCAACGTTTGCCCCGGGGTCTCAATAGAGATGCCAGCAATAACTTCATTGGCGACGCCGAGTGGCTGGACAAGTCCCGGAAACGGGCTCTCTCCGGCTCCAACTATGTGCAGCTCGGTGAACTAGATTACGACACGGATTGGGCCTATGCAGGCACCGAGGGTCAGAGCCAATGTCCCGTGGAAGACGGCGTGGTGCGGACTCCTTGGGGCACCGTTTCGGCTGGAGCTTTGATTGCTGGTGTCGCCACGGgcttgcagcagcaaaatgtgGCTGTAAACACGCTGCTCAGGCATTCTTCTCAGCGACGTGGTCGCCCACAACGGCAAACGACGGCGACATCGATTGACAATCGCTGGGCCGCCACGCTTGGCGGTGATCTGGCTGAGGTGACTCTTGTCCAGGTGCCAGTTTCCACAAACAATGCGGCTTCGGTGGGTGCCACCGGTGGCTGGAATGACACGGTGCTGCCTCACTGGTATTTCCTCACGCAACGCACTAATCTGGAAGCCACCGACGCGGAGATACGAGGAGGACTCGATGGCTTGATCATTGCCAAGAACATTGCCCAGTGGAAGACACAAGCCTCCAGTCTGAAGTTGTCGCAACTGCTTCGCATGTACTACTCGACCACAGGTGTTCTGGGCTCGGGCATTACGGCTTGCAGCCGCCAGTCGCAGTTCCCCATTGTGGCGCCCACCACTGAGATGCAGGGTCAAGTCAGTGCCTTTGCCCAGGTGCTCGATAACGAGATGCAGCTGAAGGTTACACTTCAACCCGATACGATAGCCAATTTCGCCAGCACTGCGTCCCTTTCGTTGGTTACCTATGTCCGTAAGTATACCACATTACCAAGCAAAGAGCAAAACATGGAACCACTTGTGgaatatttaataagaataGGGTTTTGTCTTCTCCTCACCtcatttaatatcaaaattcaCTTAGCTGCGCTGCCAAAGAAATACGCATGGCATAGACAACCAAATAACATTGGCCGCTTAGCGAAAAGATATTAAGTTTGTTTAGAGTTTTAATAGCTGAGTGTCTATTTTAATATACGGGGTGCGGCATTAAGTTAAATTGTCGCAAAGTCGAGCGACACTCACCCCAGGTATTCATGTccttttttaacaaatttgtactCATAAGTAGGGGTGTCAAAAACACATGGACTTGTACAATGAACATACacattatgtatatatgtaaacaGTGATATTTGTCTTTCATGTAcccatatatttaaaagttaaatttaaagtgtACTATCACAGgtaatgtttaaatttaatcgaTATTAATTAACACAATTTATATGATTGGAACCAATTGAACACTTTTCATTAAAAAGTAGAGTAGATGTATTTTTGTTCCTAATAAGAActtcttatattttttgtggttCTCCATCGCTTCCGTAATCCAACACCGCGACCTCTCATGGCCAACCTGCATCTCTTTTATATCTTAACCCTAACAGCACAATCCTTGAATGATGTGTCGTGCTCGGCTACCACTAATCAGGACTTGTCGGCCATTATCACCCCTATGACGAATCTGTTCATCTTCTTGGACACATCGTGGCAGTACAGCTCCATTGTTGACTATGTTGCGTGAGTCTGAACCAATCTGGCAatcaaaaaatacatttttaaccCCATTCTTCTGATTCTGTAGTTATATCCTGCAGCAGCTGAACATACATCCTTATGCCAGTTCCGTAACGATGCTCTCAGCCTACGATGGCTCGGTTATTGTCAACACCACGAACTACATCACCGACGTTTACCAGCAGTGGAATGTGACCACGCAAGCGCAGTGTAAGTCCTTTAAAAGTCCTTTTAAtcaacttaaatataatatttgtctTTCTTCTACAGATACTCAGGGATTCAATCTGCCCACGGTGTTGCGCACTATTCAAAACTTGACCCAGACTCTGCTCAATGGCGAGCAGACAAATTCCTCTGTCGGTGGTCGCTCTCTAGTGGCTTTGATTCTGCCGAATCAAGCAACTGTGAATGATGGCGACTCCAGCTATGCAACAACTGAGTTGCAGTACATCAACGAGCAGATTCCGGATCTGCGTTTCATCTACTACGGCGGCGGTAGCATTCAGCGCTTCGCCAGCTTTGTGCGCGACTCCACCAAGGATCTGTTCTCCCTCACCATCGGCAGTACGGTAGCCACTTCAGCCGGACCCGTGGCTAAGCGCATAATAACGAGTAAGTTTCTCCAAAGAGGTGTCATAAAAGAATATTTCTAACACTTTGACTTACAGTTCCACGCCGTATCATCAACCCACGTTGTGGATCTGCCTGGTACACATCTACGTGGGGTACCGATCAGATGTATCAGTATGTGCGACCAGGAACCGTCAACTTCTACCGCATGGCGTCGAATTACTTCTATGGCACTGGCGCCAATAGAGTGGTGACCATTCAATCCCAGAATGGCGGCACCTTCACCGTCTGCACCTCGCGCAGCTATGAGTGGCCACAGCAGAACTCGACGACTTCGTCCACGACAACGACAGGCACTACGGATCAGTCCTGTACGCAGATCACCAACAGCTTCTCCTATGATCTGTCAAGTGCCTGCAATGGTTACTACACCATAACGCAATGTCCGCCTCTCTACTTGTCTGTGCAGCCGGGCACCATCAACACAACATCCTGCACGCAGGATGAGTGTCAAACGCCGGATGAATGGCGTTACCTTGTGTCCTCGGTCAACATGGGTTGCTATAGTGGAGTTGCCGGATTGGCGGGCAGTCTCTTGACCATTCTGCTGGccctgctgctgcagcaatctGTCCAATAATACACACAAATTGTAGATTTAGTTGCAGTGCAGTGTAACAGAGTTCAAATTACCCACTTTTGAcctaaattattattatgatttttttatttaagttgtAAGTTCAATTGACGAAAGTCGCTAATAAAGTCCCCCCACTAGAACTACAGAGATTGGGTTTTCACTTGTGATCAGCTTTCCTAAAGTGGTTCCTgttagaaaataattaaatagttcATATCTAACTTTGTAAAGcctctttattatttacagGCATAATGGACTTCTTTCAGCCAGAGCCAGCTTCGGATATATCCAATAAGACAACGATTAAGGCCAATGTCTTCGTGTTCGTAGACACTAACTGGCCATATTACTGGGTAGTTGACTATGTTTCGTAAGTATAATCATTAACTGTTTgactatttaaattaattcgattttaattgaagGTATGTGTTACAAAATCTAAATATTCATCCATACGGCAGCACCGTAACGCTCTTTGCGGCTTCTGATGCTGCAGTTATCGTGAATACAACCGACTATATAGTTGATGTATACCAGCAATGGAACTTTACTTCACATTATTGGCGTAAGTATTACACTTAATACTTAAAAGGAAAGAAGAATAACTATAACAATACTATGTGATGTATAGATCCCCCCAGGGTTTAACTTACCAGCAATTCTCAATACCCTAAGCACACGAGTTGAGGATTTGCTGGAGACTGAAAGATCAGCAGGTGACCTTGGTGGACGTTCGTTAGTGGCTCTGCTAGTGCCCAGTCCAATCTCTTATGTGGATGAGAACGACTATGATTATAGTCGCCGTTACTTGGATCGATTAGCTTACACTCTGCCCAATctgcaatatatttattatggaGGCGGTGCTTTGATAAGATTTCATGACTTTGTGAAGGATCCGAGTCGAGATTTGCTGTTGTTAAATATTGACAAGACTGCGGAGGAATCTGGAGCTCCAGTTATTAGACGAATCCGACAAGGTAAATGAATTGTAATTTGTTGTACtattatttatgaaaacaTATCATAACGCTGATGTCGGAGTGACAAGAAGCAATGCGACAATATGTGTGACAACGAGtgagaaatattttcaatgcgATCGATCAAAAGGTGTCAGAGTGAGAGCGGAgttaaaatgataaaaagaGTGGCAAACAAGAGAACAGTTTTCAACCTGTGCTATCGCTTTAAATCGCTCAGAATGTAGCACGAAATATTATCGCTTTTGCCATCGCTTAGCTTTTCGTAGACATTAGATATTATGATATCAGCCTAAAGTAAAcaatatatgcatgtatgtacatatattcgtATCCTTGATCAGCAATTAGTGAATAGTGTGGAACTCGCACTGagtgtaaatgtaaatttaacaGCTCTGTTATACAGCATGAATGTTTCTCATGCAGCCAGACAAATACTGTAAAGTTAATGCAAATGATTTATCATTAACAGTTTGGTATCTTTTAAAGATGTTTAACAGCTTAAAATCGCATTTTTAAAATGGGTTTtccaattgtttattttattattttttctggTTTGCCTTTATTTCAGTGCCACGTCGCATCTCGAATCCACGCTGTTATTCCAATGGCATCATCAGCGAATATGGCAGCAACTCCTTAGTGCAGTATGGTCGACTGGGAAGTATAAATTTTTATCGGCTGGATTCGCTTTATTTACCTCAGAGACGCAGCATGCGCTATCTGAAGATCTCCCCGATTAGCCAGGTCACTTTTACGGTTTGCACCTCCCGAACTATCGAGTTGCCCTTCCGCAATATGACAACCTCTCTGAGACAGGGCGAGAGTTGTGACTCCACTGCCTTAGGTCCATACAGTTATGATTTAACAGATGCCTGTGTTGGCTATGACTATGAACCTTGTCCTCCGCTCTTCTTCTCGGTTCAATCTCAAGGATTTGGGGATATCTCGTGCACACAGGACGCTTGCCAGACGCCCGATGAGGCCcaatatataataagtatGAATAATCTTGGCTGCAATGGCGCTTCGTCGCTACAAACGTCTTTAACTTTCATTATAATGATCGCTCTTTACCCCTTTTTAAGCTACTGCACCTGAATAAGTACAAAT of Drosophila nasuta strain 15112-1781.00 chromosome 3, ASM2355853v1, whole genome shotgun sequence contains these proteins:
- the LOC132790119 gene encoding uncharacterized protein LOC132790119 isoform X2 produces the protein MGKHRTAQQDAIFVAFMERHPIIAKNYYKGDKLASEAAWKRLSKELNSVGPPVKESGEWKRVWKDWKNGIRKKIANNRLEPNATGKSSLYQDTLTPLEDAVATITDLYEIADVIVESQPKSKVRKEENSNMSLHDIKTDRDEEAFENDSEQEEDDEEEDDDDGDSNESISIQNVGVKMEQQMHHHSPAKKRKLEHDTLNGSFAGDKTVLMDIAKELRDLNRQTRLNAQRTEANTEALLAMGTQISDLMQQQLKERKRLNAIMEKFMLKMETTD
- the LOC132790119 gene encoding nucleoplasmin-like protein ANO39 isoform X1 encodes the protein MGKHRTAQQDAIFVAFMERHPIIAKNYYKGDKLASEAAWKRLSKELNSVGPPVKESGEWKRVWKDWKNGIRKKIANNRLEPNATGKSSLYQDTLTPLEDAVATITDLYEIADVIVESQPKSKVRKEENSNMSLHDIKTDRDEEAFENEDSEQEEDDEEEDDDDGDSNESISIQNVGVKMEQQMHHHSPAKKRKLEHDTLNGSFAGDKTVLMDIAKELRDLNRQTRLNAQRTEANTEALLAMGTQISDLMQQQLKERKRLNAIMEKFMLKMETTD
- the LOC132791251 gene encoding uncharacterized protein LOC132791251, which translates into the protein MQLAEFQAAAVCLCLGLILTISPAQAQENAQLQIPPSLIECYNTSYFMNRDNRLPANMDTLISLIEKVENSYVATGYQMDIRQVSVALLHRFRQDGIKRAAGVQAVSGVIPYSPTGFQFPKLRILLSLLLQGNANTFPNSSLTSTERCSLHFMMSSTFDTRARGDENTVCSQLSQYRAQRLPRGLNRDASNNFIGDAEWLDKSRKRALSGSNYVQLGELDYDTDWAYAGTEGQSQCPVEDGVVRTPWGTVSAGALIAGVATGLQQQNVAVNTLLRHSSQRRGRPQRQTTATSIDNRWAATLGGDLAEVTLVQVPVSTNNAASVGATGGWNDTVLPHWYFLTQRTNLEATDAEIRGGLDGLIIAKNIAQWKTQASSLKLSQLLRMYYSTTGVLGSGITACSRQSQFPIVAPTTEMQGQVSAFAQVLDNEMQLKVTLQPDTIANFASTASLSLVTYVPQSLNDVSCSATTNQDLSAIITPMTNLFIFLDTSWQYSSIVDYVAYILQQLNIHPYASSVTMLSAYDGSVIVNTTNYITDVYQQWNVTTQAQYTQGFNLPTVLRTIQNLTQTLLNGEQTNSSVGGRSLVALILPNQATVNDGDSSYATTELQYINEQIPDLRFIYYGGGSIQRFASFVRDSTKDLFSLTIGSTVATSAGPVAKRIITIPRRIINPRCGSAWYTSTWGTDQMYQYVRPGTVNFYRMASNYFYGTGANRVVTIQSQNGGTFTVCTSRSYEWPQQNSTTSSTTTTGTTDQSCTQITNSFSYDLSSACNGYYTITQCPPLYLSVQPGTINTTSCTQDECQTPDEWRYLVSSVNMGCYSGVAGLAGSLLTILLALLLQQSVQ